A window of the Fibrobacter sp. UWH4 genome harbors these coding sequences:
- a CDS encoding OmpA family protein, whose translation MKKVAMGLALALAASAFAGHPQTINKEGFVGVNKTQAAHSLGHSKLVFTLLGDATFGNDMFPNNDATGVAISEIDAAGAQKSAPVADYVGGSAYIGFAIGIWHYFDLGVTMPVYYDQFNAEGVYSDGTGGAVVPNTKVGYVGNLKVDMKARFPLPEDQVFDVAVFGGVAVGTANNEKQGLWIREPEYVNKKNGMAYPYGTKNTTIKGGLAVSMDLSKMDGGDGFPFLLHLNGGYRYTTNSDYMSLPFMSAAAEVYFMDFLSLFVEYYWDIQTSNYEYCFADQCIDNRDGELDMKQLTGALVFHLPVGVDLHMGASYYLGGDKFIAASTLENGERPWGVQVERIRVNPQYTVYGGLTWSGYLLAQDRDGDGVTDDEDKCPDDVGHRLNQGCPLGNPDADEDGVCDSWVAEKGFESEFSEVCEGIDQCPNEAGEGDDGCPLDNPDADGDGVCDAWVSQKKLLKKFAGVCEGIDECPSQAGSPNFNGCPTKKPDPDEDGLCSPWVTDEGVLNEFADVCKGYDMCPGEAGSAANKGCAWDDPDADNDGLCDTWVTEKKMGFYFEKAAEDEAMAKEWFIEKSCKGIDKCPTEFGPMNNEGCPLGNPDTDQDGFCDPWVTEKNMLEQYDGICQGVDKCPTEAGEAFAQGCPKESPDPDGDSLCSPWVTKEKALEQFKDMCHGYDRCELEAGPEWNKGCPIEDDPDPDKDGVCSEWVATKKLQKEFESVCTGIDRCPDEAGDDGHGCPKKAAEKLDGVTFKSGKATLESNAKKILKNVAKKLVEDDSYKDLKIVIQGHTDNVGKEKTNQKLSENRAKEVMKVLTKAGVKKDRIKAIGMGSSCPVEDNSTAEGREMNRRIEMHFVTPDNDGTQCESNLVQ comes from the coding sequence ATGAAAAAGGTAGCTATGGGTCTTGCCCTTGCGCTGGCGGCTTCCGCCTTTGCTGGACATCCCCAGACGATTAACAAGGAAGGCTTCGTGGGTGTGAATAAGACCCAGGCGGCTCATTCCCTTGGACATTCCAAGCTTGTGTTTACCCTTTTGGGCGACGCAACCTTTGGCAATGACATGTTCCCGAACAATGATGCAACTGGGGTTGCAATTTCTGAAATTGATGCCGCCGGTGCTCAGAAGAGCGCCCCGGTCGCGGACTATGTGGGTGGAAGCGCCTACATCGGTTTTGCTATCGGTATCTGGCACTACTTTGACTTGGGCGTGACGATGCCCGTCTATTATGACCAGTTTAACGCTGAAGGTGTTTATAGCGACGGTACCGGTGGTGCTGTTGTTCCGAATACCAAGGTCGGCTATGTGGGTAACCTCAAGGTGGACATGAAGGCCCGTTTCCCGCTGCCCGAAGACCAGGTGTTCGACGTTGCCGTGTTTGGCGGTGTCGCTGTCGGAACGGCCAATAACGAAAAGCAGGGTCTCTGGATCCGCGAACCGGAATATGTCAACAAGAAAAACGGCATGGCCTATCCGTACGGTACCAAGAATACCACCATCAAGGGCGGTCTTGCCGTGTCTATGGACCTGAGCAAGATGGACGGCGGTGACGGTTTCCCGTTCCTGTTGCACTTGAACGGTGGTTACCGCTACACGACGAACAGCGACTACATGTCGCTCCCGTTCATGAGCGCCGCTGCCGAAGTCTACTTCATGGACTTCCTCTCCTTGTTCGTAGAATATTACTGGGACATCCAGACGAGCAATTATGAATACTGTTTTGCAGATCAGTGTATTGATAACCGCGACGGCGAGCTTGACATGAAGCAGCTGACCGGTGCCCTCGTTTTCCACCTGCCGGTGGGAGTCGACCTGCACATGGGTGCTTCTTACTACCTGGGCGGCGACAAGTTTATTGCAGCCAGCACGCTTGAAAACGGCGAACGCCCGTGGGGTGTTCAGGTGGAACGAATCCGCGTGAACCCGCAGTACACCGTATATGGCGGCCTTACCTGGAGCGGCTATCTGCTTGCTCAGGACCGCGATGGCGACGGCGTGACGGATGATGAAGATAAGTGCCCGGACGATGTCGGTCACCGTCTGAACCAGGGTTGCCCGCTGGGTAATCCGGATGCCGACGAAGATGGCGTCTGCGATTCCTGGGTGGCAGAAAAGGGTTTCGAATCCGAATTCTCTGAAGTTTGCGAAGGCATTGACCAGTGCCCGAACGAAGCTGGCGAAGGTGACGATGGTTGCCCGCTTGACAATCCGGATGCCGATGGTGATGGCGTTTGCGACGCATGGGTTTCTCAGAAGAAGTTGCTCAAGAAGTTTGCCGGCGTTTGCGAAGGCATCGATGAATGCCCGAGCCAGGCAGGTTCTCCGAACTTCAACGGTTGCCCGACCAAGAAACCGGACCCGGATGAAGACGGTCTCTGCTCTCCGTGGGTCACCGACGAAGGCGTGCTGAATGAATTTGCCGATGTCTGTAAGGGTTACGATATGTGCCCGGGCGAAGCCGGTTCCGCTGCGAACAAGGGTTGCGCATGGGATGATCCGGATGCCGATAACGACGGCCTCTGCGACACGTGGGTGACCGAAAAGAAGATGGGCTTCTACTTCGAAAAGGCTGCTGAAGACGAAGCGATGGCGAAGGAATGGTTCATCGAGAAGTCTTGTAAGGGTATCGACAAGTGCCCGACCGAATTTGGCCCGATGAACAACGAAGGTTGCCCGCTCGGCAATCCGGACACCGACCAGGATGGCTTCTGCGATCCGTGGGTGACCGAGAAGAATATGCTCGAACAGTACGATGGAATCTGCCAGGGCGTTGACAAGTGCCCGACCGAAGCCGGCGAAGCGTTTGCCCAGGGTTGCCCGAAGGAAAGCCCGGACCCGGATGGCGACTCCCTCTGCTCTCCGTGGGTCACGAAGGAAAAGGCCCTTGAACAGTTCAAGGATATGTGCCACGGCTACGACCGTTGCGAACTTGAAGCCGGTCCTGAATGGAACAAGGGTTGCCCGATTGAAGACGATCCGGACCCGGATAAGGACGGCGTCTGCTCTGAATGGGTTGCAACCAAGAAGCTCCAGAAGGAATTCGAAAGCGTCTGTACCGGTATCGACCGCTGCCCGGATGAAGCGGGTGACGATGGTCACGGCTGCCCGAAGAAGGCTGCTGAAAAGCTTGATGGCGTGACCTTCAAGAGCGGCAAGGCTACCTTGGAATCTAACGCCAAGAAGATCCTCAAGAATGTGGCCAAGAAGCTTGTCGAAGACGATAGCTATAAGGACTTGAAGATCGTGATCCAGGGTCACACCGACAACGTGGGTAAGGAAAAGACCAACCAGAAACTTTCCGAAAACCGCGCTAAGGAAGTGATGAAGGTGCTCACCAAGGCGGGCGTCAAGAAGGATCGCATCAAGGCTATCGGTATGGGTTCCAGCTGCCCGGTGGAAGACAACAGCACCGCCGAAGGCCGCGAAATGAACCGC
- a CDS encoding RadC family protein: MMTQEKFQIAPAKAESLYISSSKDLPALNPLLPREKIERMGASSMSNEELLALILGSGCQDCDVFELSRNLADFLSEETEMPTLQKLRRIRGLGRVKATQVLACLELSGRYILSGKAMFVGSPEDIVVRLSFLKYESQERFVLATLDAANHVIRVHELTKGLVDRTPIHPREAFVKAIEDRAVSVIFAHNHPSGATVPSEEDLSITRVLCASGRILQIPVLDHIIVGKCGHTSICRLYPEYFEKTFTPVD; this comes from the coding sequence ATGATGACTCAAGAAAAATTTCAGATTGCGCCGGCAAAGGCTGAATCTCTCTATATATCTTCTTCGAAGGACCTTCCGGCTTTGAATCCTCTTCTCCCTCGCGAAAAAATCGAGCGGATGGGGGCATCTTCCATGAGTAACGAGGAACTTTTGGCTCTGATTCTCGGTAGCGGCTGTCAGGATTGCGATGTTTTCGAACTTTCGCGGAATTTGGCGGATTTCCTTTCGGAAGAAACGGAAATGCCGACGCTCCAGAAGCTGCGCCGGATTCGCGGACTTGGGCGCGTCAAGGCGACCCAGGTGCTTGCGTGCCTGGAGCTTTCGGGGCGCTATATCTTGAGCGGAAAGGCCATGTTCGTGGGAAGTCCCGAAGATATTGTCGTTCGGCTTTCCTTTTTGAAGTACGAGTCGCAGGAGCGCTTCGTGTTGGCGACTCTCGATGCGGCGAACCATGTCATCCGTGTGCATGAACTGACCAAGGGGCTGGTGGACCGTACGCCGATTCACCCGCGCGAGGCTTTCGTGAAGGCTATCGAGGACCGTGCCGTGTCGGTAATTTTCGCCCATAACCATCCTTCGGGTGCGACGGTGCCGAGTGAAGAGGATTTGTCCATTACCCGTGTTCTGTGCGCCTCGGGCCGTATTTTGCAGATTCCCGTCCTTGACCATATTATTGTGGGGAAGTGCGGTCACACGAGTATCTGTCGCCTTTATCCTGAGTATTTTGAAAAGACTTTTACTCCTGTAGACTAA
- the ilvB gene encoding biosynthetic-type acetolactate synthase large subunit, with the protein MANSPLSGAEVIIECLKREGIDTIFGYPGGSAIPMFDAILDSNIKVVLTRHEQGATHMADGYARQTGKVGVALVTSGPGATNTFTGIYTALMDSSPIVVLAAQTTTPNLGKDAFQECDTSGMTFAAVKHSYLVKDSNDLPRIMKEAFHIARSGRPGPVLIDLPKDVTAGPCTAPFTDKMDLPGYKIPSYASTESVEKAAEYLKKSKKPLLLVGHGAMISGASRQVKELAEKLNAPVACTLLGLGTFPTDHELSLGMLGMHGTVYANKAVLDCDLILSIGSRWDDRITGKLDVFCKDAIKMHIDIDPAEEGKVLQPDVFMCGDAKLVLEQLLPLVGKLDTAEWVKTCQSWKKRFPLTYPKQGGLRMQHIVQTVSDLTQGKAIVTTDVGQHQMWVAQFFHTNYPRQLHSSGGAGTMGFGLPSCIGAAFGNTTGWPVVTFCGDGGFQMTEAELATAAIHKLPIKIFVMDNKYLGMVRQWQDMFYDKRYSCVDMKGNPDFVKLAEAYGILGLRIKRSADAERVIQKALEYNEGPVLIHCECEKEDNVFPMIPAGAPITSMITEQPKTQLEKPTGST; encoded by the coding sequence ATGGCAAATTCTCCATTAAGTGGCGCAGAGGTGATTATCGAATGCCTCAAGCGCGAAGGAATTGATACCATTTTCGGTTATCCCGGTGGATCGGCCATCCCGATGTTCGATGCCATTCTGGATTCCAATATTAAAGTCGTGTTGACCCGCCACGAACAGGGCGCTACCCACATGGCCGACGGTTACGCTCGCCAGACCGGCAAGGTCGGCGTCGCACTCGTCACCAGCGGTCCGGGCGCCACCAACACCTTTACCGGTATCTACACCGCCCTTATGGATTCTAGCCCGATCGTGGTTCTTGCCGCCCAGACGACTACCCCGAACCTGGGTAAGGACGCCTTCCAGGAATGCGATACCAGCGGTATGACTTTTGCAGCCGTGAAGCATTCTTACTTGGTGAAGGATTCCAACGACCTTCCGCGCATTATGAAAGAAGCTTTCCACATCGCACGCAGCGGCCGTCCGGGCCCCGTGCTGATTGACTTGCCGAAGGACGTGACCGCAGGCCCCTGCACCGCTCCGTTCACCGACAAGATGGACCTTCCGGGTTACAAGATTCCGAGCTACGCTTCTACTGAAAGTGTCGAAAAGGCCGCCGAATACCTGAAGAAGTCCAAGAAGCCGCTCTTGCTCGTGGGCCACGGCGCCATGATTTCGGGCGCTAGCCGCCAGGTGAAGGAACTCGCCGAAAAGTTGAACGCCCCCGTGGCATGCACTTTGCTCGGCCTCGGCACCTTCCCGACCGACCATGAACTTTCTTTGGGTATGCTCGGCATGCACGGCACCGTGTACGCCAACAAGGCCGTTCTCGATTGCGACTTGATTCTTTCGATTGGTAGCCGCTGGGACGACCGCATTACCGGTAAGCTTGACGTGTTCTGTAAGGACGCTATCAAGATGCACATCGACATCGACCCCGCCGAAGAAGGCAAGGTGTTGCAGCCGGATGTGTTCATGTGCGGCGATGCAAAGCTCGTTCTGGAACAGCTCCTCCCGCTCGTGGGTAAGCTCGACACCGCCGAATGGGTGAAGACTTGCCAGTCCTGGAAAAAACGTTTCCCGCTGACCTACCCGAAGCAGGGCGGTCTCCGTATGCAGCACATTGTTCAGACTGTTAGCGACCTCACGCAGGGCAAGGCGATCGTCACGACCGACGTGGGCCAGCACCAGATGTGGGTGGCTCAGTTCTTCCACACCAATTATCCGCGCCAGCTCCACTCCAGTGGCGGCGCAGGCACCATGGGCTTTGGGCTGCCCTCTTGCATTGGCGCCGCTTTCGGCAACACGACCGGTTGGCCGGTAGTGACCTTCTGCGGTGACGGTGGTTTCCAGATGACCGAAGCAGAACTTGCAACGGCCGCCATCCACAAGCTCCCCATCAAGATCTTCGTGATGGACAACAAGTACCTGGGCATGGTGCGCCAGTGGCAGGACATGTTCTACGACAAGCGTTACAGCTGCGTGGACATGAAGGGCAACCCCGACTTCGTGAAGCTCGCCGAAGCCTACGGCATCCTGGGACTGCGCATCAAGCGTAGCGCCGACGCCGAACGCGTGATTCAGAAGGCTCTGGAATACAACGAAGGCCCGGTGCTCATCCACTGCGAATGCGAAAAGGAAGACAACGTGTTCCCGATGATTCCGGCCGGTGCTCCGATTACGAGCATGATTACCGAACAGCCGAAGACTCAACTTGAAAAGCCCACGGGATCGACCTAA